The DNA segment CATTGTGTTACCCCTGATGCTGAACAAATTGGCTTGTGGTCCATCATCAAAGAGCTGTTGGTGCACTAGCATGAGCGGAAtcttcaccgccaccatgttAATATATGTCAAATAGATGTCTTTGGGGCACCGCCGCAATGCCAAGTTGACAGCAACTTCTCTATAGATCGAGGTCCAACAGACATCATGTATGAAATCTTACCAAACATAGCTATGCAGCCCAGGCAATCACCAATCGAAATAGAAATCTCTGGGTCTCTTTGTGAAATGTTGGGGTCCTTGTTAGATCCACCGCTCAGTTAAGTGCCTGTTAATTAGGTAAAGTCACGATATCCCCTGTGTGCCGCTCCCCTGCACCAGATCGCTTTGCAATATCATCACCGCCCCTAACAGGTGGCATGTTGTCTTTCGACCATCGAGGCAGAGTCACTCTCCGTCCCCTGCCAGGGTATCATGGGGAGACTTCATCCACGACCGCTCGGTGTCCGCGACTTGGAAGTCATACGACCTGTTCATTGAGGACGACCAAGCTCTGCCGTCGACCAGGAACACAAGTATaaaaccccatcctcatcccatcctcttcccccaaaaatcaccaccatcaactcgCTCTTCGACTCACTCTTCAACTCACTCTTCAactcaccctcaacctctacacccaacccaaaacaccaccgcaaaccccccaaccaaccgccaaaatgcagctcaccaagaacatcctcgccctcgccgccctcctcccgctcaccCTCGCCGCTCCCGCCCCCGAGGGTCAGCTCGAGGCCAAGTTCGAGTCCGGCGTCAGCATCCTCGGCACCGCCGTCGTGACGACCTACTCCGGTGATGCCtgcaacggcaacaacgAGCAGACTGCCGTCACCAACGGCGGGTACCGCTGCTTTGCCGTTTCCAACAAGCGGTCTATTGGTTACAGTGGCTCCGGGTAAGTgtccatcctcttctgaaGATCAGCAGCAGAAAGCTAACAATGACAAGCTGCACCGTCACCACCTGGAGCGGCAACAACTGCCGCGGCTCCAGCTTTGTTGCTAGGAGCTCGGGCTGCTACAGTGTTTTGTATGCGTCTGTTTCTATCCAGTGCTAGAGATAGTTATCTGTGATATGGGACGAAATGCCCAAGGGGCGGTGGTTtctttgggggtgggagagggtgttctTTTCTTGGAAACTTTGACTGGCTTTGTGAAAAAAGGGGACTGCAGATCCTTGGCTTTCGCTGTCGACATTCgtttttttgggtggggggttttgtCTTGTTTGTTGTGGGAGATTTGTAGATAGGAGAATGGTATAACCTGGTGAATCTATTAGTCCTCGAAAGAAAGGGTGCGTTGCCAGCGGAGAATGAACTTTGGCCATCAGTCCAGCATATCCACGTCTTGAAGTGATACTGCATTTATCACCTATTAAACCCTCTCAAACCccctcggcaacctccccccctcaacccatgtcacacgggcccacgactcagtgcccctagacagtacacactccaaccaacaatagcccaacgatatgcccaggatcagaatatctggggccggcaaccaactgagcccaccggggctcagcggaggcatcacggcgaccaccacgaaggcagaaccagggtgccgatacgggttggttgggcaggagggactgaggacccatacgagctgcaagaagactgcaggacaggaatcatatgtacctattactggtggaatcagtggccaggacgccgaaggaggtgcccggccaaggcagacagataagacaggttcgaggaccagggagctcagaacggtcctggggatccggaggactataagtaggccttgcctttcctacccaaatggcaaggggcaaggaccttgaggccataacagattattatactgagttgaactacctgttccaagccgagatactccccttgtcacaaccCAAGCCCTCACCCCACCCGCAAACAACTCCGGAAACTGCATATCCCACCCatgcaccccctccctcaacacaaccccccccgacccatcctcacccccctccatccttctccccctcaacgcctccgccgtcctaaccatcatccccacatcatcccccttccccccagcaACATGCAAAGTcctcaccttcaacctcctcacatcATCCAAACCGAACGTCAAAATCCACGGAAACATATCccgcaccacctcccaagtAATAttccccttcatctcctctATCAACTCACtacccaacctcaacccaagCAACGAAGCCTGCCATtgataccaccaccccggcacccaccccaccatcatcttcataGAATAATATGTCAACCCAGGCCATTGCGCCAAAAACAACCGTGCCCCACTCGCGGGGGCAGCGCCTGTGACAAAAAGAGAGGGACAAGCTCTGGTTGCTCCAAGGCGAGGCATTGGGCTATATACCCACCCATAgaaaccccaacaacatgcGCCTTTCCCCCGTGGGCATGGGAACGGATAAGTTGCGCGACATGCCGG comes from the Podospora pseudocomata strain CBS 415.72m chromosome 5, whole genome shotgun sequence genome and includes:
- a CDS encoding hypothetical protein (EggNog:ENOG503P7T4; COG:S), translating into MPRLGATRACPSLFVTGAAPASGARLFLAQWPGLTYYSMKMMVGWVPGWWYQWQASLLGLRLGSELIEEMKGNITWEVVRDMFPWILTFGLDDVRRLKVRTLHVAGGKGDDVGMMVRTAEALRGRRMEGGEDGSGGVVLREGVHGWDMQFPELFAGGVRAWVVTRGVSRLGTGSSTQYNNLLWPQGPCPLPFG
- a CDS encoding hypothetical protein (EggNog:ENOG503P96W), giving the protein MQLTKNILALAALLPLTLAAPAPEGQLEAKFESGVSILGTAVVTTYSGDACNGNNEQTAVTNGGYRCFAVSNKRSIGYSGSGCTVTTWSGNNCRGSSFVARSSGCYSVLYASVSIQC